TTAAAGGCGCTCACTACGTCTATACTGTGGTGGAAAACTGGCGTAAAAATATTAATACGTTTATTGAAACGGGTGAGCTATATGAAGATGACTCGAATCTACATAAAGTCTTCAACCGTGGTTTAACCAACAAATTCTTAAAAGGGAATTTGACCAAAGACATGTTTATCGATAATCCTCGTGATAACAGCGTAAATTACGCGGTTGATCAGAGTAACGCGATTGATGTTGTTCAAATCCAAGAAGTGAAACAAGAGCTTTACACTGATAAAAATGCAATCGGTGCCACTCTTGAAGAAAAAGTGAAGTCTCTAAGTATCGACAAAATTGCGATTACGATTGCGTTTAAAGCGGTATTAGGTGAGCCACTAACGGTGATCATTACACCAAGTAAAGACGATCAAGAAACGTTTGAAGTGAAATCTACATCACTACTGAGCGAAGCCGGTCAAAAATCGATCACTTCAAAAGAGCTAGAGAAGCGCTTTAAAGGTGTGATTACGCCAGATTACCTTCTTGAAGGTTACGATTTCTCAGAGCTTGGAGACAACTTAGCCGTTCCATTCAGAGAGCTTTCTGAGCTTAAAGAGAAAGTCGCTTTCTTATTGAATGGTTCTAAAGAAGTGATTAAACACACAGATGTTGCGGCATTAGTACAGCAACCAAAAGTCGAAGAGAAACCGACACTATCGATGCTGATTTCTGATGTTGCTGATTTGAACATATGTGATGTGACTGACGCTGACATTTACTTCAAATTACCAGAAAGCTTTAAAAAGCGTGATAAAACATACATTAATATCTTCTTAGAAAACCCTCGTTTAATCCCATGGTTCCCTGCGGTTCTGATTGGTAAAGATTACGACGAAGCCGTGAAAGTATTAGAAGAAGCAAAACCAACTCGTATCGTAACGAATAATACGGGTATAGCATATAAAGCGTTTGAAATGGGGATAGCGTGGATCGCAGGTCCACTACTAAACACAACAAACTCACATGCGTTAATTACGATGAAAGAAGCGTTGAATTGTGCTGGTGCCTTTATCTCAAATGAGATCAATAAAGGTCAAATTAAGCACATTCGTCGTCCTGAAAACTTCAAGTTGGTATACAGTATTTATCATCCGATTTTGATGATGACAAGCCGTCAATGTTTCTTCCAACAAACCGTAGGTTGTAACAAACCATCGATTGAAGCAGGTTGTATGTTGAAGTGTGAAAAAGCCACTACGATTACAAACGTGAAAGGCATTTCATTTGCAGTCGATAAGCAAAAAGGCGGCTACCCAAGTATTTACAACCACGAGCAATTCTTAAACATGGATATCGTGACCGATTTATCGGATCTGTTTGATGAGTTCTTCATTGATTTAACGAACATTGGTGGTGGCTCTAAAGAACAAGCCAATAAAGTCGAATTAGTGAAACACTTTGAGAAGTTATTGAATGGCGATACGAGTGTGCAAGAAGAGTTGTTTACAATGGTTCCAATCAACACTAACGATCAATATCAACAAGGTTTGTAAGATTTACGCTTTGTAGATTGAAAGATAAAGATAAAGATAAAGATAAAAATAAAAAGCCGCGAGCCTATCTCGCGGCTTTTTTTGTCTATAATCAGGTAAAGCAAGTCATAAAAATAAGAGGGATTGGCTATGGCGGTATTACATCTACTTACGATAGACGATACATCAGCATTGCTGGCGTTTGAATTGGCGAATAAAGAATGGTTTGAATCTTTTATTGAAGCGAGAGATGACGATTTTTTTGATGACGAAGGCATAAAAGCACACATTGTTTGTTGTCTTTCTGAATACGAGAAAGGGAAAACATACCCAATGCTACTTAAAGATGATCTTGGTGTTATTTGTGGTCGAGCCAATCTTTACAATATTAATAAAGAAAAGGAATCGGCGTCTATTGGGTATCGAATTGGTGAAGATTTTGTTTCAAAAGGACTTGCAACCTGCGCGACCAAAATATTGATTGATATTGCTAAAGACACATTGGGGTTATCATCACTGACAGCGAGCGCATCGACTGACAATTTTGCATCGCAACAGGTATTAAAGAAAAATGGCTTTAAACAAGTTGGATTTAAGCCTGAATTTACCATTGTGGATGGTGAGATTATAGATTGTTATGAATATCGCTGTGTAATTAAGCAGTTGTCTGTAGCGATATAAAGTGAATATAGAAGTAGGCTGAGGCTTACTATATAATTCCTTTTTTTTGAAAGGAGTTCCTATAATGGAAATGATCATAGTCTCTTCTGAAAGACAAAAACGTTTAATCATGATATTTGCTCGTATGAAAGCAAAAATGTCAGATAAAGCACTCTTGAAAAATTTAGATGCATACGACATTAACTCAACGGCTTATGCTGCTTTTAAAAAAGCATCAGATCTTCATATTGAGCGTATTCATTTACCGTTTGGTGATGACAGAACAGGCTCACTAGATGGTGGCGATTTCCTATTCCGTTATCTTTCTAAAGGTTATATTTGCCTTGGTGATTTCGAAGGCCAACCAAAACCAGATTTAGCACCATGGGGTGTTCGTTCAGTTCGCCGTCAACCTAAGATCGGTTTCGGACTGTAATAGATTTAAACTATCGATTGTATAATAGTTATAGCTGCATCGTAATACCCGTGAGCTAATCAGAATTAAATTGCAATGGGAGTATTCTATAAAATTCATACTTATGAGTTTTGTAGAGGACTTCCATGAATCATTTCAATGCAAGTATCATTACACTCCCTTTGTTATTCTAACCCCCTCATTACATTCAAATGTGTAACTACCCATATTTTAGAATTCCACCCATGAAACAAATTGTTCAACACTATATAATGCAGTCTAAATAAGTCGTTGATGGTTCTTATGTACCAAAACCAATGCCAGTAATTATCAGCTCAATGACTTATCCAAATTGCTATAAAAGGAAGTTAAAGTGAAAAACAGATCGTTTTCGTCAATATTTATTCTCAGTGTGCTATCTCTTTCAATGTTGAGTGCCAACAGTTCGGCCAATGTCAGTGCTATTCCTGTGATTGGTGGCGTAGTTAACTCAGCAGAAATACTAAAAAATCAGATAAACGCTTCGGTCATTTATACAACGAAAACGGTGCGTGATGCCGCTATTTTTACCATTGCTGGCATCACATTAGACGCTTACATTTTATCGCTACCATTGGAGAGTGATGTTAAGAAAAGCATCATTGCAAAGCTTTCAAATCCCTCATACGCGATCCCTTTAGGGCATTTTCTTTATACCTTTGTGGATAAATACGGAGATATGGATAATGAAGATGCTTTTAAAGCCTATTTGAAAACACAATATGATGAAGAAACACTCACCGGATTTAGTCATTCTTTATTTACTTTAAATGAGGAAGACAAAGAAAAGGAACCAGAGTTGGCGGATAGCCATCATCAAGGATTAACTATTGATCGTAAATTCATTGCGAACATGGTGATTGTTTATGATGAATTGGTACAGATTGGTGAGTGGAAGGATCTTGACGTACTGCCTGAGCGTTATACGTACCTGTCTGATACCCCTGAAGATAAAAAGATCATCGATAAAATTCAACCCATCATTATTGCGAGTATGACAAAAGCCGTCACGGGTATGAACGAAGGGGAGATGCGTGCTACGTTAGAGCAAATTATAGAAGATGGTCAGCCAGAGCATAAAGGCTCTGTAAATAATAAAGCGGAAGCATTAACGATTACTCTGATTGATTTTGTTCGTCTTAATGTATTGAAATCGTACCGCCAGTTTATCTATCAAGAACAACGACAAGAAGTATTGAATGAGTGGTTACAAGCGCGTTTTAAAGATAATCCAGATACGCTCATCGCTTATTTAGACTCTCGTCAGCAGCGTCGACTAGCAGTGCAAGTTACGGTTGATGGATTGCAACAAGGGCTACTTGAAGGTCTTGTTTCTCCGCTGAAAAAGCCATTCATCAAACAGATCTATCAAGATCACCTTAACCATGAAAGCTACAAACCTCAGAATGAAATCACCACGCAGCCAGAACATGAGCAACAACTGTCATTCTTAAAAAGATTGACCGAGAAAGAGTATAAAGACCCATCGTACTTGCCATTTTTTACTGAGCTGTATAAAAACTACGATAACAGCATTGTCGATGTGGGCATTTCATCAACACCGACTATCAGTGTTCGCAATTTACCGATAATAAAAACCGGCGCAAAAGTGTCAGGTAAAGGCGGGACTGGGATACCAAATTTTCACTTTGTCGATAGAAAAGAAGATCGTGCCTATTATTTCTTTGGCAACGATGCGTTGCAACTTGACCGCTTGATGGAAGCGAACAAGGTTCAAACTATGTTTGATCGCTTGGATTATTTGGTGACTTTAAACTGTAATGCGCAATATGATTGGAATGCACATACCACCTATGATGGCTTGGTGAATTTAGGGGCAGGTGAGAGCTTACGAGATTTTGGTGAAAAGCGTTGTCTGCGAGAGTTGACACAACGTGCAGAAATAGAGAAAACAGTGTCGACCATGAGAGCCGATCTTATTGAAGACATTCGTGTTTATGACGGTATCTTTGCCTTGGATATTTACAGCAAGTTAACTCAAAAATGGAAGATCCAACAAAACCTAGAATCCCTCTCGAAACTTGAACAAAAAGGGATGCCAGATTACACACTAATTTATAATCCATGGCCGGATCACTTTGCTCATTTCACTGGCCCGTTTAGTGATGAAATATTGATGCCGACCGGGGAGTTAAACCGATTAGATTATTGGTTAACGCAATTTACCAACACATATAAAGACGCTGGCGTATACGATAGAACCTTATGGGGAATGGCAGGAGATCACGGTTTAGCGCCTGTTTACTATTCATTGAATCCGGAAAAACAGGTATTTGAACCTCTTGAAAAAGAACTTGGCTATCCATTAGTGATAAAGAAAATCTCATCCGACGAAGGTGAAGGGCCTAAAATTACCAACGCGTTGAATTATGAAAGCAATAAAGAAGTCGATGTGGTGGTCGCTTCTACTGCGGGTGGTAATTTTATGATGGATTTCTTTAATTCTGCCCAAGGTTGGAAAGTGCAACCAACGTACGCTGAGCTAACAACGTGGACGCCTGTTAATGCGCTAAAAGGTAAGTCTATCAACGTGATTAATGAGGTTGCTTCACGTTTAGAAGAATCGTTAGATTATCTCGTTGTTAGAGAAAAAAACTGCACGTTAGATGAATGTACAGTTCGAATTATCGGTTTTAAAGACGATGTTAGAGTTGATGAATTAATCACTAAAAAAGGGGACCGATTACTGTATCAGCCTGTTATTGGATCATCCCAGTTACTTGAACTCGATGTTCTGAATCCTTATAAATCGCAGCCAAATAAAGCTGAATTAGCATCATATCAAGAGTTATATCAACGATGTATGGTGTCTGCAAAGGCTGATAAGCCCACTGCGTGGTGCACTAAAGCGCAATGGCGAGCGCTGACTGCTTTTTCTGCAAGACCCGATTCAGTCAATCAATTGGCTACATTGTATGAAGAAGACAGAGCAGGGACGATAAACTTGTTTCCTAAATTTGGTGTTGGTTTTAATACCAAAGTACCGGGCAGACATGCTGGCGAACACTATTTAGAAAAAGATGCTTTTTTAGGATTCTGGGGAACCCCTGTAGGCCCTAATGTTACGGCATTAACGAGTGAGGCGAATGGGTCATTGGCGCCAACATTGTATGAATATCTTACTCAAGAAACCGTTATCGAGAATAACAACGGCTGGGGTTATCCTTCTTTACTCGATGATCTGGATATACAACCGAGCAAATAGACAGAAGGTCGATTCCTCGATTAACTGAAGGCTTTATATTGTTCTTCGGCCTCGAAGGTAAGTTTCGCGGCTTCAATGGTCATTAAGTTAATTGGTGTGTCGAGATAAGCGACAGAAAATTGCAATGGATTTGGTGTCCAATCGGCGTCAATTACCTTCAATGTTTTGTTATTGAGGGCATAGGTAATCACCTCTTTAGGTAGCATTGCAATGCCGACGCCACTTTCTGCCAAACGAATGCTAGCAGACAATGAGCTAGCGGAATAGAACCGTGTGGGTTAATTGTTATGCTTTGTAAAGTAACGCTCAACCTCTTGGTACGGGGTAGTATTTCGTGCATACGTAATGATTGGCCAGCGAGAAAAGTGAGTGACGGTTTGTAATGATGATCTTGGTATCGTCGGGCTCGCGACCCAATGCAGCGAATAATCACAAATGTATTGGCTAATCACATTGGGTTCGACGACTTCCCCTAATAAAATCGCAATATCAATATTACGAGCTAACAGCTCTTTTCTAAGGTTAATGGTCGCATCTACGATGAGCTCAACCTCTAAGTGTGGCAGACTCTGATGGATCAAAGAAAGGTAATGAGGCAACCACGTATGAACGATAGTCTCTGATACCCCAACGCGCAATATCCCCGAAATAGCCTCTGAATTATTCGCCAATGCCTGAAATTGATCGGCATTAGTTAACAGTTTTTCAGCAAAGGGAAGTAACTCTCGTCCTTTTGCGGTTAACGATATCGAACCTGTATCACGAAAAAATAGGGGTACACCTAACGTCTCTTCAAGATTAGCAATGCGCGTTGAGATGGCGGGTTGTGTCGTGCATAAATGCTTTGCAGCCTTTCTAAAGCTGCCTAAATGCGCTATCCACACAAAGGTTTCAAGTTGTTTTAGATTGAGCATTCTATGCCTCTCTTTAATTAATTTTGTTACTAGGTGATAAAAAATATTTATCAAGAATAGCAGAAAAATACGAATAGACATTATTAAAATAAGCAGTAATGTAACTCCTGATTAACGATAACATTACAATCATCAAAGGGAGAACATGATGGATAAGGATTTATCACTCGATAATTTACGTAAAAAAATCAGAAGTAATGAGTTCACAAAAGCGACTTCAGGCTATGCTCCGGGTTATTTACAAGCCAATCTCGTTATTTTACCGGCTCTTTGGGCGACTGATTTCTTACTTTTTTGTCAGAAAAATCCTGTGGCATGCCCATTGATCGACGTCACTCAACCAGGAGAGAGATACCTTCCTTCCATTGGTGCTGATATTGATTTGTCGAGGGACGTTCCCGAATATCATGTGTTCTATGAGGGTAATTTTGAAGCCTCAGTGCCCGATCTTACCGAACTGTGGCAAGACGATTTAGTGACGTTTGTTCTTGGTTGTTCTTTCTCGTTTGAAGAAGCCCTAATCCAATCAGGTTTGTCTATTCGAAATATTGATGATGGAAAAAATGTCTCCATGTATGACACAAACATAGCTTGCCAACCCGCAGGGAAGTTTGACGGAAACTTTGTGGTTTCTATGCGCCCATTTACACCAAAGGATGCAATTCGTGCGATTCAAATAACGACTCGATTCCCTAAATCCCATGGCGCACCAGTGCATTTTGGTGATCCTAGCGTGATTGGCATTTCAGACATCGCTAAACCAAATTATGGAGAGGCGGTTCATATCAATTCAGATGAAATTCCTGTGTTTTGGGCATGTGGTGTCACACCGCAAAATGTGATCCGCCAAAGTCGTCCTCCTTTCTGTATTACCCATGCTCCAGGAAAAATGTTGATCACCGACCGCTTAAGTTCTGAGTTTGCCGTGCTCTAGTTATTCAGGGTTGCCATCACTGTGCTGTTACCAAACAACGAGCCAATAATTAAGGAAATGGAATGAAGATTAATTGTGATATGGGTGAAAGTTTTGGATTATGGGCGTTAGGTGAAGATGCCGCCGTTATGCCAGCGTTAGATATGGCGAATATTGCGTGTGGTATGCATGCTTCGGATCCAAGCGTAATGATGAAAACCGTTGCGCTAGCAAAAGACAATGGCGTGATGGTTGGTGCTCATCCCGGCTACAACGATCTACAAGGCTTTGGCCGACGTGATATTGCAATGAACGCTACAGATTTAGCTGCGTTATTTATCTATCAATTGGGTGCATTGCAGGGGATATGTCAAAGTCAAAATACAAGATTAAGTTACGTGAAACCTCATGGTGCGTTATACAACGCGATGATGAAAGACGATGCGATTCTTGAAACCTTATTGGGTGCATTACAGCGTTACGATGTCACTTTACCTTTCGTGGTAATGGCGGTGCCTGACCACGCTCGCTATCAAACGTTGGCCGATAAATTTGGCATTACATTATGGTTTGAGGCGTTTGTTGACCGAGCTTATGACGAAGAAGGTCGACTCGTGCCACGCAGTGTACCTAATTCAAGTCACTATACCGATGAAGCGATTCAACACCAAGCCGATCAATTGATTGATCAAGGTTGTGTCACCACTCTTTCCGGAAAAACAATCGCGATTCACGCAGATACCTTATGTATTCATGGTGAGGGCCCTTTTGCGGTATCGACAGCGACGTATTTACGTAAAAAGTTGCAGAAAAAGGCGGAGTAATCATGAAAATATCAGCCGTTAATGAGTCCACTGTTTTAGTTGTATTTTCCGATACGGTTAGTCCTGAAACTGCCGATATTATTGCTCAATCCGTTGCTATGATTAATCAAGAATCGGATTTGTTCGTGATTGATATGGTGCCATCGTACACATCGATTTTAATTACTTATGATTTAACGCGCATAGAGTTACGCTCATTTATGTCTCGTTTACATCACTGTCTTCACCAAGATAACAACAGTGGGCAATTACCGTTGTCTTCTGTTGTGATTGAATTACCTGTGTATTATGGACCAGAAGTGTCCCTTGATGCCGAAGACATCAGTCGTCATACCGGTTTATCGTTTGATGAGGTCGTGTCTATTCATTCCTCTCAAGAGTACCGCGTGTATGCAATTGGTTTTGCTCCGGGCTTTGCTTATTTAGGCAATACTGACTCTCGCATTCATATTCCTCGTAAAAGTACGCCACGGTTGAGTGTACCAGCAGGCAGCTTGGCCATCGCTGAACAACAAACGGCGATTTACCCAAAATCTTCACCGGGAGGATGGCAGGTGATTGGGAGAACTCCTATTAATTTGATTGATTTTAATCGAGACAATCTTACGGTATTTGAGATGGGGGCAAAAGTGACTTTCAGACCAATTTCACGGGAAGAATATTTAACGATGGGAGGGGAGCTTCCAGAGGCATTGTTAGTGAAAGAGGGAAGCAAAGTATGACACTACGAATTCACAGCACAGGGCCATTGGCGCTACTTCAAGACAAGGGTCGATATGGTCACCAATCGGTAGGGGTGACTCCCGGCGGACCAATGGATGAGCATGCGTTTGATTGGGCTAATAAATTAGTAGATAACGATTCAAATGCGACTCAAATTGAAATCACGTTAGGTCAATTTAGCTGTACGTTTTATGCAGCCACCACAATCGCACTGACCGGTGCGGATATGGGAGCGAAACTCAATGGTGATGCGATCAGTCCTTGGCAAAGTTACGCGATAAATTCAGGTGATAAACTTGAAATGAGCATCGCAAAGTCGGGGCTACGTGCTTATTTAGCGGTAAGTGGTGGGTTTAAAGTTGAAACGATTTTAGGCAGTTCCGCCACGGTAAGTCGTGATGGATTAGGTGGCGATGATGGTAAAGGCAGTGCATTAATCCCAAATCGTTTAATTCGTTATTCGGTTGATGTTTCGCAATTATCTGCGTCTTTTTCTGAGCCGAGATTGCGTAAGCAAGTGCCGAGTCGATTTATTCCGACGTACGATCGCCATATTAATATCGGAGTGATCCCGAGCTATCAATATAACGATTTTTCGATTGCCGATCGTCAGCGATTTTTTTCGTCAATTTATACCGTTTCGACCAACATTGATCGCATGGGGTATCGCTTATCTGGTGAACCTATTCATTGTAAGCGTAATAATTTAATTTCTGAAGGCATAGCACTTGGATCAATTCAAATCCCGAGTGATGGCCAACCTATTGTGCTAATGCGTGATCGTCAAACCATCGGGGGATACCCAAAAATAGGGTGCGTAGTGCATGCGGATATTAATCGTTTAGCGCAATGCTTACCGGGTTCAACCGTTCAGTTTTATGAGAAAGAACTCTACAGCGCAGAAGCTGAATTGATGATACAACGTCAATTCTTTACGTCTTATTGCTCTTAAATGAAGTTGCTATGTAAGCGTGCGGGGAACTACACCTAACAAATAAAATTCATTATGCGTATCTTACGATCTTTCATTTAACGAGAACGTAATTATGCAAAAAGATAAAAAGAGAACACCAGAGCAATGGCACGCTCTATTTGAATCTCAGCAATCTAGCAAGCTTAGTGCCGCTGAATTTTGTCGTAACCATAATATTCTGCCAAAGACATTTAGTGCACGTAAAGCACGATGGAAACAAAAGATTAACGCTTCTACTTTCTTGAAAGTAGAAGCGTTAACATCAACTATCATCGCCACTCCACAATTACCAGATATTCAACTTTCTATCGGAAAATTGCGATTAACATTGCCAGCTAATACTGAACCTCACTGGATAGGACTCTTATTAAAAGGGTATCAATCATGAATGTATTTACTGATGTTTCCACCATTTATCTTCATCGTGATTTTGTCGATTTTCGCAAGGCCATTAATGGCCTTGTCGTGATTGTTGAGCAAGAAATGCAACTATCACCGTTTAGTGATGCTCTATTTATATTTTGCAA
The Aliivibrio salmonicida LFI1238 genome window above contains:
- a CDS encoding GNAT family N-acetyltransferase, with amino-acid sequence MAVLHLLTIDDTSALLAFELANKEWFESFIEARDDDFFDDEGIKAHIVCCLSEYEKGKTYPMLLKDDLGVICGRANLYNINKEKESASIGYRIGEDFVSKGLATCATKILIDIAKDTLGLSSLTASASTDNFASQQVLKKNGFKQVGFKPEFTIVDGEIIDCYEYRCVIKQLSVAI
- a CDS encoding putative hydro-lyase; translation: MDKDLSLDNLRKKIRSNEFTKATSGYAPGYLQANLVILPALWATDFLLFCQKNPVACPLIDVTQPGERYLPSIGADIDLSRDVPEYHVFYEGNFEASVPDLTELWQDDLVTFVLGCSFSFEEALIQSGLSIRNIDDGKNVSMYDTNIACQPAGKFDGNFVVSMRPFTPKDAIRAIQITTRFPKSHGAPVHFGDPSVIGISDIAKPNYGEAVHINSDEIPVFWACGVTPQNVIRQSRPPFCITHAPGKMLITDRLSSEFAVL
- the tnpB gene encoding IS66 family insertion sequence element accessory protein TnpB (TnpB, as the term is used for proteins encoded by IS66 family insertion elements, is considered an accessory protein, since TnpC, encoded by a neighboring gene, is a DDE family transposase.), which encodes MNVFTDVSTIYLHRDFVDFRKAINGLVVIVEQEMQLSPFSDALFIFCNKPRDKLKILYWDKTGFALWYKRLDEDRFKWPRNINNLNSG
- a CDS encoding 5-oxoprolinase subunit PxpA; this translates as MKINCDMGESFGLWALGEDAAVMPALDMANIACGMHASDPSVMMKTVALAKDNGVMVGAHPGYNDLQGFGRRDIAMNATDLAALFIYQLGALQGICQSQNTRLSYVKPHGALYNAMMKDDAILETLLGALQRYDVTLPFVVMAVPDHARYQTLADKFGITLWFEAFVDRAYDEEGRLVPRSVPNSSHYTDEAIQHQADQLIDQGCVTTLSGKTIAIHADTLCIHGEGPFAVSTATYLRKKLQKKAE
- the tnpA gene encoding IS66 family insertion sequence element accessory protein TnpA, whose amino-acid sequence is MQKDKKRTPEQWHALFESQQSSKLSAAEFCRNHNILPKTFSARKARWKQKINASTFLKVEALTSTIIATPQLPDIQLSIGKLRLTLPANTEPHWIGLLLKGYQS
- a CDS encoding LysR family transcriptional regulator, whose product is MLNLKQLETFVWIAHLGSFRKAAKHLCTTQPAISTRIANLEETLGVPLFFRDTGSISLTAKGRELLPFAEKLLTNADQFQALANNSEAISGILRVGVSETIVHTWLPHYLSLIHQSLPHLEVELIVDATINLRKELLARNIDIAILLGEVVEPNVISQYICDYSLHWVASPTIPRSSLQTVTHFSRWPIITYARNTTPYQEVERYFTKHNN
- a CDS encoding alkaline phosphatase family protein, whose product is MKNRSFSSIFILSVLSLSMLSANSSANVSAIPVIGGVVNSAEILKNQINASVIYTTKTVRDAAIFTIAGITLDAYILSLPLESDVKKSIIAKLSNPSYAIPLGHFLYTFVDKYGDMDNEDAFKAYLKTQYDEETLTGFSHSLFTLNEEDKEKEPELADSHHQGLTIDRKFIANMVIVYDELVQIGEWKDLDVLPERYTYLSDTPEDKKIIDKIQPIIIASMTKAVTGMNEGEMRATLEQIIEDGQPEHKGSVNNKAEALTITLIDFVRLNVLKSYRQFIYQEQRQEVLNEWLQARFKDNPDTLIAYLDSRQQRRLAVQVTVDGLQQGLLEGLVSPLKKPFIKQIYQDHLNHESYKPQNEITTQPEHEQQLSFLKRLTEKEYKDPSYLPFFTELYKNYDNSIVDVGISSTPTISVRNLPIIKTGAKVSGKGGTGIPNFHFVDRKEDRAYYFFGNDALQLDRLMEANKVQTMFDRLDYLVTLNCNAQYDWNAHTTYDGLVNLGAGESLRDFGEKRCLRELTQRAEIEKTVSTMRADLIEDIRVYDGIFALDIYSKLTQKWKIQQNLESLSKLEQKGMPDYTLIYNPWPDHFAHFTGPFSDEILMPTGELNRLDYWLTQFTNTYKDAGVYDRTLWGMAGDHGLAPVYYSLNPEKQVFEPLEKELGYPLVIKKISSDEGEGPKITNALNYESNKEVDVVVASTAGGNFMMDFFNSAQGWKVQPTYAELTTWTPVNALKGKSINVINEVASRLEESLDYLVVREKNCTLDECTVRIIGFKDDVRVDELITKKGDRLLYQPVIGSSQLLELDVLNPYKSQPNKAELASYQELYQRCMVSAKADKPTAWCTKAQWRALTAFSARPDSVNQLATLYEEDRAGTINLFPKFGVGFNTKVPGRHAGEHYLEKDAFLGFWGTPVGPNVTALTSEANGSLAPTLYEYLTQETVIENNNGWGYPSLLDDLDIQPSK
- the pxpB gene encoding 5-oxoprolinase subunit PxpB; this translates as MKISAVNESTVLVVFSDTVSPETADIIAQSVAMINQESDLFVIDMVPSYTSILITYDLTRIELRSFMSRLHHCLHQDNNSGQLPLSSVVIELPVYYGPEVSLDAEDISRHTGLSFDEVVSIHSSQEYRVYAIGFAPGFAYLGNTDSRIHIPRKSTPRLSVPAGSLAIAEQQTAIYPKSSPGGWQVIGRTPINLIDFNRDNLTVFEMGAKVTFRPISREEYLTMGGELPEALLVKEGSKV
- a CDS encoding type 2 periplasmic-binding domain-containing protein yields the protein MAESGVGIAMLPKEVITYALNNKTLKVIDADWTPNPLQFSVAYLDTPINLMTIEAAKLTFEAEEQYKAFS
- a CDS encoding 5-oxoprolinase subunit C family protein is translated as MTLRIHSTGPLALLQDKGRYGHQSVGVTPGGPMDEHAFDWANKLVDNDSNATQIEITLGQFSCTFYAATTIALTGADMGAKLNGDAISPWQSYAINSGDKLEMSIAKSGLRAYLAVSGGFKVETILGSSATVSRDGLGGDDGKGSALIPNRLIRYSVDVSQLSASFSEPRLRKQVPSRFIPTYDRHINIGVIPSYQYNDFSIADRQRFFSSIYTVSTNIDRMGYRLSGEPIHCKRNNLISEGIALGSIQIPSDGQPIVLMRDRQTIGGYPKIGCVVHADINRLAQCLPGSTVQFYEKELYSAEAELMIQRQFFTSYCS